The Rhodothermaceae bacterium genome includes a region encoding these proteins:
- a CDS encoding SDR family NAD(P)-dependent oxidoreductase, with the protein MKKKSKLVGDGTPFSAMVAAVRDLRQPKHAEVTMVPEDIRIDGRTCLVTGANSGLGKAAAVELARRGGNMILACRPGHGGICQEIQRLSGSSNIELMEVDLADVKSVHHLCDLMASRRIRIDIALMNAGLMPPRARKSPQGFEMMFTVHFLSSRILIDRWLKDGVIRPSRHPGKTPRIIFVASEAHRSSHVIEFDHLGTFKDYKTKDSLRHYGISKLLQCTYATELSRRLNQGDSIEVAVHSMCPGGIASNIARDTPTPLKPVVKPLLRYLLQSPEQAVKPAIYLCCSEEAGYSTGMYLHLMQRKSVSPSASDPENGSRLWEASAELMAKL; encoded by the coding sequence GTGAAGAAAAAATCCAAATTAGTTGGAGATGGCACGCCCTTCAGTGCGATGGTTGCTGCTGTCCGAGATCTCAGGCAGCCGAAGCACGCTGAAGTTACCATGGTTCCCGAAGATATCCGAATTGACGGCAGGACCTGTCTGGTGACCGGAGCCAATAGCGGCCTTGGGAAAGCTGCTGCGGTTGAACTTGCGCGGCGCGGAGGAAATATGATTTTAGCCTGTCGGCCCGGGCATGGAGGAATTTGTCAGGAAATACAGAGGCTGTCTGGATCTTCGAACATAGAATTGATGGAAGTTGACCTGGCAGACGTCAAATCCGTCCATCACCTTTGTGACTTGATGGCATCTCGCCGAATCCGCATTGATATTGCACTGATGAATGCTGGACTGATGCCTCCCAGAGCCAGAAAATCCCCACAAGGATTTGAGATGATGTTTACTGTACACTTCCTCTCTTCACGTATACTGATTGATCGGTGGTTGAAGGATGGGGTGATTCGTCCATCCAGACACCCTGGAAAGACACCGCGAATTATATTTGTCGCATCCGAGGCACACCGATCCTCCCATGTCATTGAGTTTGATCATTTGGGTACGTTCAAAGATTACAAAACGAAGGATAGTCTCAGACATTACGGCATCAGTAAACTACTTCAGTGTACGTACGCCACCGAGCTCTCCCGACGCCTGAATCAAGGCGACAGTATCGAAGTCGCGGTACATTCAATGTGTCCCGGAGGTATTGCTTCGAACATTGCAAGGGATACCCCGACACCGCTCAAGCCCGTAGTCAAGCCTCTTCTGCGGTATCTCTTGCAATCTCCAGAACAGGCTGTAAAGCCGGCAATTTATCTGTGCTGTTCCGAAGAAGCGGGCTATAGCACGGGGATGTATTTGCACCTGATGCAACGGAAATCTGTTTCGCCAAGTGCCTCCGATCCAGAGAATGGCTCCAGGCTATGGGAAGCCAGTGCGGAACTGATGGCAAAGCTCTAG
- a CDS encoding sulfotransferase produces the protein MWQEMGKSDFVTTTDYERPYRPFFIKVYNGLSGRFGPPGYLEAEVLVEQAKRITGLEDLGDSKFFEALEVLVKSMNDEARLTATGRLVQKSRLTRALVHRFRIRDLLRKHPEINEVDLGKIILVTGLQRTGTTLLQRLLNTNPAIRGISGGELLEPVPAGNMNRRGTFSRKFYSFMAHQAISYLSPQFKSIHPISRREPEEDVMLLDLSFMSQSPEATMHVPSYSRWLEDQDHTQAYEFLRGVLKVLCWQRPGSQWVLKTPNHMEYLDIFLNTFPDAKIVLTHRDPRKALPSFCSMVAHGRGIFSDQVDPEEIARHWCRKIRRMIEVTEMVRSGEETDRFMDVSYYDLIADPVTQLREIYEWIGINFDDEAVRQAGQYIKANPQNRFGRHSYSLNDFGLSEEVIEEHFSGYREKYTIPFE, from the coding sequence GTGTGGCAAGAGATGGGCAAGAGCGACTTCGTAACAACAACGGACTATGAGCGTCCCTATCGCCCGTTCTTTATCAAAGTTTATAACGGTCTGAGTGGGAGATTTGGCCCGCCAGGATATTTGGAGGCCGAGGTACTTGTAGAGCAGGCGAAACGAATAACGGGACTGGAAGATTTGGGCGATAGTAAATTTTTCGAGGCCCTGGAAGTGCTGGTCAAATCAATGAACGACGAAGCTCGTCTGACTGCCACCGGCAGGCTAGTACAAAAATCTCGACTCACCCGCGCGTTGGTTCATCGTTTTCGGATCAGGGATCTACTCAGAAAGCACCCTGAAATAAATGAGGTTGATCTTGGCAAAATCATTCTTGTTACTGGGCTGCAGCGTACTGGCACGACACTACTCCAACGCTTATTGAATACCAATCCTGCCATCCGTGGCATTTCTGGGGGAGAACTGCTTGAACCAGTCCCGGCGGGTAACATGAACAGGCGTGGGACTTTCAGCCGCAAGTTTTACTCATTCATGGCGCATCAGGCAATCTCCTATTTGTCACCACAATTCAAGTCGATACACCCGATCAGCCGTCGTGAGCCGGAGGAAGATGTTATGTTGTTGGACCTGAGTTTTATGAGTCAATCACCGGAGGCGACGATGCACGTTCCATCGTATTCGCGTTGGCTGGAGGATCAGGACCATACCCAGGCCTACGAATTTCTTCGCGGGGTACTGAAAGTTCTGTGTTGGCAGCGTCCGGGTAGTCAATGGGTGCTGAAGACTCCAAATCACATGGAGTATTTGGATATATTTCTGAATACTTTCCCAGATGCGAAAATTGTACTGACCCACCGCGATCCACGAAAGGCTTTGCCGTCATTTTGTAGTATGGTTGCACATGGTCGAGGTATTTTTAGTGATCAGGTGGATCCCGAAGAAATTGCGCGACACTGGTGCCGGAAAATACGCAGAATGATTGAAGTCACCGAAATGGTTCGATCCGGTGAAGAGACCGACCGGTTCATGGATGTGTCCTATTACGACTTGATTGCGGATCCCGTAACCCAGCTTCGGGAGATCTATGAGTGGATCGGAATTAATTTTGATGACGAAGCAGTGCGGCAGGCAGGACAGTATATCAAGGCCAATCCGCAAAATCGTTTTGGGCGACATTCCTATAGCTTGAATGATTTTGGGTTGAGCGAGGAGGTCATCGAAGAACATTTTTCTGGCTACCGTGAGAAATACACGATCCCGTTTGAATGA